A portion of the Oxynema aestuarii AP17 genome contains these proteins:
- a CDS encoding energy-coupling factor ABC transporter substrate-binding protein, with protein METQYRQKPQKQGNWLIVFAVIALAVLPLIFVKGEYGGADGEAEEAIGEIQPDYEPWFEAVFEPPSGEIESLLFVSQAAIGAGVIGYAIGFYRGRTERKPSGKE; from the coding sequence ATGGAAACGCAATATAGACAAAAACCCCAAAAACAAGGAAACTGGCTTATCGTGTTTGCGGTAATTGCCCTGGCGGTACTTCCCCTGATTTTCGTGAAAGGCGAATACGGTGGGGCTGACGGCGAAGCGGAAGAAGCGATTGGCGAAATTCAGCCGGACTACGAACCCTGGTTTGAAGCGGTGTTCGAGCCGCCGAGTGGTGAAATCGAAAGTTTGCTGTTTGTTTCTCAAGCTGCCATCGGTGCGGGGGTTATCGGCTACGCGATCGGGTTTTATCGAGGACGAACGGAGCGCAAACCATCTGGCAAAGAATGA